From the Nocardiopsis changdeensis genome, one window contains:
- a CDS encoding YccF domain-containing protein, whose translation MALLRFILNVIWLFVAGFWLAVGYAFAGLICCILIVTIPFGVASFRMAGYALWPFGRELVRKPGAGAGSTVLNVIWLIVAGWWLTLGHIATAIGLAITVIGIPMAWASLKMIPVALAPFGNEIVESGRPREPWQF comes from the coding sequence GTGGCCCTCCTGCGGTTCATCCTCAACGTCATCTGGCTCTTCGTCGCGGGTTTCTGGCTCGCGGTGGGCTACGCCTTCGCCGGGCTCATCTGCTGCATCCTCATCGTCACGATCCCCTTCGGCGTCGCCTCCTTCCGGATGGCCGGATACGCCCTGTGGCCCTTCGGCCGCGAACTCGTGCGCAAGCCCGGCGCGGGCGCGGGCAGCACCGTCCTCAACGTCATCTGGCTGATCGTCGCCGGCTGGTGGCTCACCCTGGGGCACATCGCCACCGCGATCGGCCTGGCGATCACCGTCATCGGCATCCCCATGGCCTGGGCCTCGCTCAAGATGATCCCGGTCGCGCTGGCCCCCTTCGGCAACGAGATCGTCGAGAGCGGCCGTCCCCGGGAACCCTGGCAGTTCTGA
- a CDS encoding phosphoribosyltransferase family protein → MNPVPVSLPFTDRSEAGRRLAERVRPYAVSDPLVLALPRGGVPVGAELARRLDADFDVLVVRKIGLPGHPELGVGAIAEDGRVLFDDLALARMRVPRQALAGTVDAERAELDRRRRVYRGERPPPDIAGRDCVVVDDGVATGGTARAALRMVRQAGPAQLVLAVPVASREAIAMLKEEADAVVVLGVPDNFRAVGEWYRDFDQLSDGHVTAIMSEVGRSHSRPGTARGVRVRAGDVYLDGDLTLPAALRGAVVMAFGEARGDPRWRAIASVLQRAGYATLMLDLLVGEERSSVGGGAATEVLGERLSSAVTWLRRATDAASDPVGVLGSGAGAPAALVTAARRPGDVAAAVVHGGRIDLAEPALPDVRAPVLVMLESRDSFVRELGEWARGRMGGPTDLKVLSGAEELLRGAREWRQVAVEAQDWFDRYLPRGRG, encoded by the coding sequence ATGAATCCGGTACCCGTTTCCCTGCCGTTCACCGACCGCTCCGAGGCGGGCCGCCGCCTGGCGGAGCGGGTCCGGCCGTACGCGGTCTCGGACCCCCTGGTCCTGGCCCTGCCCCGGGGCGGTGTCCCGGTCGGCGCGGAGCTGGCCCGCCGCCTCGACGCCGACTTCGACGTCCTGGTCGTCCGCAAGATCGGCCTCCCGGGCCACCCCGAGCTGGGGGTCGGCGCGATCGCCGAGGACGGGCGCGTCCTCTTCGACGACCTGGCCCTGGCCCGGATGCGGGTGCCCCGCCAGGCCCTGGCCGGGACGGTGGACGCCGAGCGCGCCGAACTCGACCGACGCCGCCGGGTCTACCGGGGCGAGCGCCCGCCCCCGGACATCGCCGGGCGCGACTGCGTGGTCGTCGACGACGGGGTGGCCACCGGCGGCACCGCCCGCGCCGCCCTGCGCATGGTGCGCCAGGCCGGCCCGGCCCAGCTGGTGCTGGCCGTCCCGGTCGCCTCCAGGGAGGCGATCGCGATGCTCAAGGAGGAGGCCGACGCCGTCGTGGTGCTCGGCGTCCCGGACAACTTCCGGGCCGTGGGGGAGTGGTACCGCGACTTCGACCAGCTCTCCGACGGCCACGTCACCGCCATCATGTCGGAGGTGGGGCGCAGCCACAGCCGGCCGGGCACGGCCCGGGGCGTGCGGGTGCGCGCGGGCGACGTCTACCTGGACGGCGACCTCACCCTCCCGGCGGCGCTGCGCGGCGCGGTGGTCATGGCGTTCGGGGAGGCGCGCGGCGATCCGCGCTGGCGGGCGATCGCCTCGGTGCTGCAACGGGCGGGGTACGCGACCCTGATGCTCGACCTGCTGGTGGGGGAGGAGCGCTCCTCGGTGGGCGGCGGCGCCGCGACGGAGGTGCTGGGCGAGCGGCTGAGCTCGGCCGTCACCTGGCTGCGCCGGGCCACCGACGCCGCCAGCGACCCGGTGGGGGTGCTGGGCTCGGGGGCCGGGGCCCCGGCCGCGCTCGTGACCGCCGCGCGGCGGCCGGGCGACGTGGCCGCGGCGGTGGTGCACGGCGGCCGGATCGACCTCGCCGAGCCCGCGCTGCCCGACGTGCGCGCCCCGGTCCTGGTGATGCTGGAGAGCCGCGACTCGTTCGTGCGCGAACTGGGGGAGTGGGCCCGGGGCCGGATGGGCGGGCCCACCGACCTCAAGGTGCTGTCGGGGGCCGAGGAACTGCTCCGGGGAGCCCGGGAATGGCGGCAGGTGGCGGTGGAGGCCCAGGACTGGTTCGACCGGTACCTCCCGCGCGGCCGGGGCTGA
- a CDS encoding GNAT family N-acetyltransferase, with protein sequence MINTSALRDKPTLTGKHVRLVPLGPEHTDAYFAAGLDEEIRRLTGTHHHLTYDEAREWCRGRPRSPDRLDLAITAPHDGRYLGELSLYSVAPENESAGYRIALSALEFTGQGLGREATRMVLEYAFEHVGLHRVWLYVYAFNMRAIAVYRSCGFSVEGRLRDSLLWEGRRHDALLMAVLRNGYRRT encoded by the coding sequence ATGATCAATACGAGCGCGCTGCGAGACAAACCCACACTCACCGGAAAGCACGTGCGCCTGGTGCCGCTGGGCCCCGAGCACACGGACGCCTACTTCGCGGCGGGACTCGACGAGGAGATCCGCAGACTCACCGGGACCCACCACCACCTCACCTACGACGAGGCCCGGGAGTGGTGCCGCGGCCGCCCGCGGAGCCCGGACCGGCTGGACCTGGCCATCACCGCCCCGCACGACGGCCGCTACCTCGGCGAGCTGTCGCTGTACTCGGTGGCCCCGGAGAACGAGAGCGCCGGGTACCGCATCGCCCTGTCCGCACTGGAGTTCACCGGGCAGGGGCTGGGCCGGGAGGCCACCCGGATGGTGCTGGAGTACGCCTTCGAGCACGTCGGCCTGCACCGGGTGTGGCTGTACGTCTACGCCTTCAACATGAGGGCCATCGCCGTGTACCGCTCCTGCGGCTTCTCCGTCGAGGGGCGGCTGCGCGACTCGCTGCTGTGGGAGGGACGCCGCCACGACGCCCTGCTCATGGCCGTGCTGCGGAACGGGTACCGCAGGACCTGA
- a CDS encoding enoyl-CoA hydratase/isomerase family protein — MAQAANGAGEPPTEDELSRAGLRLRVDGHVARITISRPERRNAMTGRTWTTLAHIGQTLPEDVRIVVIAGEGDIFSAGIDLNMFTPEGVEGERSLVAGVLDGSADADDIEGHIAELQAGFLWLRRPDIVSVAAVRGHAIGAGFQLALSCDIRILAEDAKFTMKEPALGLVPDLTGTKPLVDIVGVNRAVEICLTARRVEAAEARELGLAELVVPVEELEGAVDDVVAALLATNPEAAAATKALLQQAAGNTLEEQARAERRAQVDRLTSLAKAMGAGA, encoded by the coding sequence ATGGCACAGGCCGCGAACGGCGCCGGTGAGCCGCCCACCGAGGACGAGCTCTCCCGGGCCGGGCTCCGGCTGAGGGTGGACGGGCACGTCGCCCGCATCACCATCAGCCGCCCCGAGCGCCGCAACGCGATGACCGGGCGCACCTGGACGACCCTGGCCCACATCGGCCAGACCCTTCCCGAGGATGTCCGAATCGTCGTGATCGCCGGAGAGGGCGACATCTTCTCCGCCGGGATCGACCTCAACATGTTCACCCCCGAAGGGGTCGAGGGGGAGCGCTCCCTGGTGGCCGGCGTCCTGGACGGCAGCGCCGACGCCGACGACATCGAGGGCCACATCGCCGAGCTGCAGGCCGGGTTCCTGTGGCTGCGCCGCCCCGACATCGTCAGCGTCGCCGCCGTCCGCGGGCACGCCATCGGCGCCGGGTTCCAGCTGGCCCTGTCCTGCGACATCCGCATCCTCGCCGAGGACGCCAAGTTCACGATGAAGGAGCCCGCCCTGGGGCTGGTCCCCGACCTCACCGGCACCAAGCCGCTGGTCGACATCGTCGGCGTCAACCGCGCCGTCGAGATCTGCCTGACCGCCCGCCGGGTCGAGGCCGCCGAGGCCCGCGAGCTGGGCCTGGCGGAGCTGGTCGTCCCCGTGGAGGAGCTGGAGGGCGCCGTCGACGACGTCGTCGCCGCTCTGCTGGCGACCAACCCCGAGGCGGCCGCCGCCACCAAGGCGCTGCTCCAGCAGGCCGCGGGCAACACGCTCGAGGAGCAGGCGCGCGCCGAGCGCCGCGCGCAGGTCGACCGGCTGACCTCCCTGGCCAAGGCCATGGGCGCCGGGGCCTGA
- a CDS encoding MFS transporter, giving the protein MNSPKTTAPPRQARRARLAVSTLFFVNGFTYTNAVPWLPAIKSGLGLSNAELGLAIAAMPTGAILTGMLAGPLIHRFGSGPTAVGTSLLSLGALPFIALAQNWWALAGALFVMGCADAWTDSAQNSHGLRVQRRYGRTIINTFHAVWSLAAVSGGLLGAVMAGSGVPILWHLGGTAVVLVAVNLTVSRMLLPGPEDSERADGAREADGRRPRIPGRAVLLLVALGVLLMLAGGIEDSAASWGAVYMADELDASLFLAAMPFVACQAMMVVGRLLGDRVTDRFGAATVGRACGLLAAGGIALALALPHQATTVIGFGVMGLGVSTLFPLTLAAAGNVPGVRTGDGVTIVGWLGRAGFLAFPPAVGLIADATALGTALWTIAAAGVFAFLLAPVLRPRA; this is encoded by the coding sequence ATGAACAGCCCGAAGACCACCGCCCCGCCCCGGCAGGCCCGCCGGGCCAGGCTCGCGGTCTCCACCCTCTTCTTCGTCAACGGTTTCACCTACACCAACGCGGTCCCCTGGCTTCCGGCGATCAAGTCGGGGCTGGGGCTGAGCAACGCCGAGCTGGGGCTGGCGATCGCGGCGATGCCGACCGGCGCGATCCTGACCGGGATGCTCGCCGGGCCGCTGATCCACCGCTTCGGAAGCGGGCCCACAGCGGTGGGGACCAGCCTGTTGTCGCTGGGAGCGCTTCCATTCATCGCGCTGGCACAGAACTGGTGGGCGCTGGCGGGGGCCCTGTTCGTCATGGGCTGCGCCGACGCCTGGACGGACTCGGCGCAGAACTCGCACGGGCTGCGGGTGCAGCGCCGGTACGGGCGGACCATCATCAACACCTTCCACGCGGTGTGGAGCCTGGCCGCGGTCTCCGGCGGCCTGCTCGGCGCGGTCATGGCCGGCTCCGGGGTGCCGATCCTGTGGCACCTGGGCGGTACGGCGGTGGTGCTGGTGGCGGTGAACCTGACGGTGAGCCGGATGCTGCTGCCCGGCCCCGAGGACAGTGAGCGCGCCGACGGCGCGCGGGAGGCGGACGGACGGCGTCCGCGCATCCCCGGGCGCGCGGTGCTGCTGCTCGTCGCGCTGGGCGTGCTGCTGATGCTGGCCGGGGGCATCGAGGACTCCGCGGCGTCCTGGGGCGCGGTGTACATGGCCGACGAACTGGACGCCTCCCTGTTCCTGGCGGCGATGCCGTTCGTGGCCTGCCAGGCGATGATGGTGGTGGGCCGCCTGCTGGGCGACCGGGTCACCGACAGGTTCGGCGCCGCGACCGTGGGCCGGGCCTGCGGCCTGCTGGCGGCGGGCGGGATCGCGCTGGCGCTCGCGCTGCCGCACCAGGCGACGACGGTCATCGGGTTCGGGGTGATGGGCCTGGGGGTGTCCACGCTGTTCCCGCTGACGCTGGCGGCGGCCGGGAACGTGCCCGGGGTGCGCACCGGCGACGGGGTGACCATCGTCGGGTGGCTGGGCCGCGCGGGCTTCCTGGCGTTCCCGCCGGCGGTGGGCCTGATCGCGGACGCGACGGCGCTGGGGACCGCGCTGTGGACGATCGCGGCGGCCGGGGTGTTCGCGTTCCTGCTCGCCCCGGTGCTGCGCCCGCGCGCCTGA
- a CDS encoding helix-turn-helix domain-containing protein, whose product MNDALGKGTRVAGENRSELAVELKRRYDAGESIRQLAAATGRSYGFVHRLLGEAGVELRGRGGATRKA is encoded by the coding sequence GTGAACGACGCGCTGGGAAAGGGCACCCGGGTGGCCGGTGAGAACCGCTCCGAACTCGCCGTCGAGCTCAAGCGCCGCTACGACGCGGGCGAGAGCATCCGCCAGCTGGCGGCGGCCACCGGGCGTTCCTACGGTTTCGTGCACCGCCTGCTCGGCGAGGCGGGGGTGGAGCTGCGCGGCCGGGGCGGGGCGACACGCAAGGCCTGA
- a CDS encoding ABC-F family ATP-binding cassette domain-containing protein gives MLIATDLELRVGPRLLLEPTTFRVAAGDRIGLVGRNGAGKTTMTKVLAGEGLPTGGTVTSSGSIGYLPQDPRTGDLDVLARDRILSARGIDEALRGLREAEKKMASTDTKTRNKGVRAYGRWEERLHVLGGYAAESEAAAIASSLGLPDKVLGQPLRTLSGGQRRRIELARILFSGADTLLLDEPTNHLDADSIVWLRDFLKSHQGGLIVISHDVELVEQVVNKVFYLDANRSVIDIYNMGWKQYLAQREADERRRKRELANAEKQADTLRKQADRFRSKATKARAAQQMLNRADRIMDGVAGVRQADRVAKLRFPDPAPSGRTPLMAEGLSKSYGSLEIFTGVDLAIDRGSRVVILGLNGAGKTTLLRLLGGIEQPDFGRVVPGHGLKLGYYAQEHETLDVDRSVLENMMSAAPDLPEVEARRTLGSFLFTGDDVDKPAGVLSGGEKTRLALATLVVSSANVLLLDEPTNNLDPASREEILAALRNYKGAIVLVTHDEGAVDALQPERVILLPDGVEDVWNAEFEDLIALA, from the coding sequence ATGCTGATCGCCACCGACCTCGAACTGCGCGTCGGTCCTCGCCTCCTGCTGGAGCCGACCACCTTCCGCGTCGCCGCCGGTGACCGCATCGGACTCGTGGGGCGCAACGGCGCGGGCAAGACCACGATGACCAAGGTGCTGGCGGGCGAGGGCCTGCCCACCGGCGGCACGGTCACCTCCTCCGGGAGCATCGGCTACCTGCCCCAGGACCCCCGCACCGGCGACCTCGACGTGCTGGCCCGCGACCGCATCCTGTCGGCCCGCGGCATCGACGAGGCCCTGCGCGGGCTGCGCGAGGCCGAGAAGAAGATGGCCAGCACCGACACCAAGACCCGCAACAAGGGCGTGCGCGCCTACGGGCGCTGGGAGGAGCGCCTGCACGTGCTGGGCGGCTACGCCGCCGAGTCCGAGGCCGCCGCCATCGCCTCCAGCCTGGGCCTGCCCGACAAGGTGCTGGGCCAGCCGCTGCGCACCCTGTCCGGCGGCCAGCGCCGCCGCATCGAGCTGGCGCGCATCCTGTTCAGCGGGGCCGACACCCTGCTGCTGGACGAGCCCACCAACCACCTGGACGCCGACTCCATCGTCTGGCTGCGCGACTTCCTCAAGTCCCACCAGGGCGGGCTCATCGTGATCAGCCACGACGTGGAACTGGTCGAGCAGGTGGTGAACAAGGTCTTCTACCTGGATGCCAACCGCAGCGTCATCGACATCTACAACATGGGCTGGAAGCAGTACCTGGCCCAGCGCGAGGCCGACGAGCGCCGCCGCAAGCGGGAGCTGGCCAACGCCGAGAAGCAGGCCGACACCCTGCGCAAGCAGGCCGACAGGTTCCGGTCCAAGGCGACCAAGGCGCGCGCCGCCCAGCAGATGCTCAACCGCGCCGATCGCATCATGGACGGCGTGGCGGGGGTGCGCCAGGCCGACCGCGTCGCCAAGCTGCGCTTCCCCGACCCGGCGCCGAGCGGGCGCACCCCGCTGATGGCGGAGGGGCTGTCCAAGTCCTACGGGTCGCTGGAGATCTTCACGGGCGTGGACCTGGCCATCGACCGGGGCAGCCGGGTCGTCATCCTGGGCCTCAACGGCGCGGGCAAGACGACCCTGCTGCGCCTGCTGGGCGGGATCGAGCAGCCCGACTTCGGGCGGGTGGTCCCCGGGCACGGGCTCAAACTGGGCTACTACGCCCAGGAGCACGAGACCCTGGACGTGGACCGCAGCGTCCTGGAGAACATGATGAGCGCCGCCCCGGACCTGCCGGAGGTCGAGGCGCGGCGCACCCTGGGCTCGTTCCTGTTCACCGGGGACGACGTGGACAAGCCCGCCGGAGTGCTCTCCGGCGGCGAGAAGACCCGGCTGGCCCTGGCCACGCTGGTGGTCTCCAGCGCCAACGTGCTCCTGCTGGACGAGCCGACCAACAACCTGGACCCGGCCAGCCGCGAGGAGATCCTGGCGGCGCTGCGCAACTACAAGGGCGCGATCGTGCTGGTCACCCACGACGAGGGCGCGGTGGACGCGCTCCAGCCCGAGCGGGTCATCCTGCTGCCCGACGGGGTCGAGGACGTGTGGAACGCCGAGTTCGAGGACCTCATCGCGCTGGCGTGA
- a CDS encoding WhiB family transcriptional regulator, producing the protein MSQVRRQAALRPRPSWGWQDAAACRGEDLVLFFGPDGERQPEREIRERKAKEICAACPVRTDCLDYAISRPEKYGTWGGLNEDERASERRRRMRRANAA; encoded by the coding sequence ATGTCTCAGGTACGTCGGCAGGCCGCGCTGCGCCCCCGCCCGAGCTGGGGGTGGCAGGATGCCGCCGCGTGCCGGGGCGAGGACCTTGTGCTCTTCTTCGGCCCGGATGGCGAGCGCCAGCCGGAGCGGGAGATCCGCGAGCGCAAGGCCAAGGAGATCTGTGCGGCCTGCCCGGTTCGAACCGACTGCCTGGACTATGCGATCTCGCGTCCGGAGAAGTACGGCACCTGGGGCGGCCTGAACGAGGACGAGCGCGCCTCCGAGCGCCGTCGTCGTATGCGTCGCGCCAACGCCGCCTGA
- a CDS encoding DEAD/DEAH box helicase: MTDTAVEPAFDSLGLPQDIVEELAKNGVTTPFPIQAATIPDALEGLDVLGCGRTGSGKTLAFGLPVLVRAAERRAAANRPRALILVPTRELAHQVRDALRTYARIVGARVGDVVGGSSYTRQINELRRGVDVLVATPGRLTDLIEQGACDLGDVEISVLDEADQMCDMGFMPQVSELLDQVKPEGQTLLFSATLDGDVDKLVRKYMNDPRTHSVDPPVSQVATMEHHLLKVLPRDKNKIIAQIAAREGRTILFVRSKYRADTISEQLAEAGVPSASLHGGKTQSVRTRTLAKFREGRIQALVATDVAARGIHVDGIDLVVNVDLPTGHKDYLHRGGRTARAGSSGSVVSLVAPNQRRMARRLLSDAGVDAQQHLVNPGDELLAEVTGAREPSWEPWIEPPEPVRERRGRGGPRGGGYRGGYRGDRREGGYRGGERREGGFRGDREGGFRGGDRREGGYRGDREGGFRGGDREGGFRGGERREGGFRGGDRREGGFRGGDREGGFRGGERREGGFRGGDRREGGFRGGERRGGYRDDSRGGPRGNRRGGERFDSARQY, translated from the coding sequence TTGACGGACACTGCCGTAGAGCCTGCCTTCGACAGCCTCGGGCTTCCCCAGGACATCGTCGAAGAGCTGGCCAAGAACGGTGTGACCACCCCGTTCCCGATCCAGGCGGCCACGATCCCCGACGCCCTCGAGGGACTCGACGTCCTCGGCTGCGGCCGCACCGGCTCGGGCAAGACCCTGGCCTTCGGCCTGCCGGTCCTGGTCCGCGCCGCCGAGCGCCGGGCCGCCGCCAACCGCCCCCGGGCCCTGATCCTCGTGCCCACCCGCGAACTCGCCCACCAGGTCCGCGACGCGCTGCGCACCTACGCCCGAATCGTGGGCGCCCGCGTCGGCGACGTCGTGGGAGGCAGCTCCTACACCCGCCAGATCAACGAGCTGCGCCGCGGTGTCGACGTCCTGGTCGCCACCCCCGGCCGCCTCACCGACCTCATCGAGCAGGGCGCCTGCGACCTGGGCGACGTCGAGATCTCGGTGCTGGACGAGGCCGACCAGATGTGCGACATGGGCTTCATGCCGCAGGTCAGCGAGCTGCTCGACCAGGTCAAGCCCGAGGGCCAGACCCTGCTGTTCTCCGCCACGCTCGACGGCGACGTCGACAAGCTGGTGCGCAAGTACATGAACGACCCGCGCACCCACTCGGTGGACCCGCCGGTCTCCCAGGTCGCCACCATGGAGCACCACCTGCTCAAGGTGTTGCCCCGCGACAAGAACAAGATCATCGCCCAGATCGCCGCGCGCGAAGGCCGCACCATCCTGTTCGTGCGCAGCAAGTACCGCGCCGACACGATCAGCGAGCAGCTGGCCGAGGCCGGCGTGCCCAGCGCCTCCCTGCACGGCGGCAAGACCCAGAGCGTGCGCACCCGCACCCTGGCCAAGTTCCGCGAGGGCCGCATCCAGGCCCTGGTCGCCACCGACGTCGCCGCGCGCGGCATCCACGTCGACGGCATCGACCTGGTCGTCAACGTCGACCTGCCCACCGGGCACAAGGACTACCTGCACCGCGGCGGCCGCACGGCCCGCGCCGGCTCCTCCGGCTCCGTGGTGTCCCTGGTGGCGCCCAACCAGCGCCGCATGGCCCGGCGCCTGCTCAGCGACGCCGGCGTCGACGCCCAGCAGCACCTGGTGAACCCCGGCGACGAACTGCTCGCCGAGGTGACCGGAGCCCGCGAGCCCTCCTGGGAGCCGTGGATCGAGCCGCCGGAGCCGGTGCGCGAGCGCCGCGGCCGCGGCGGCCCGCGCGGCGGCGGTTACCGCGGCGGCTACCGCGGTGACCGGCGTGAGGGCGGCTACCGCGGTGGCGAGCGCCGTGAGGGCGGCTTCCGCGGTGACCGCGAAGGCGGCTTCCGTGGCGGCGACCGGCGTGAAGGCGGCTACCGGGGCGACCGCGAGGGCGGTTTCCGCGGCGGTGACCGTGAAGGCGGTTTCCGTGGCGGCGAGCGCCGTGAGGGCGGCTTCCGCGGTGGCGACCGGCGTGAGGGCGGTTTCCGCGGCGGTGACCGCGAGGGCGGTTTCCGTGGCGGCGAGCGTCGCGAGGGCGGCTTCCGCGGCGGTGACCGCCGTGAGGGCGGCTTCCGCGGCGGCGAGCGCCGGGGCGGCTACCGGGACGACTCCCGGGGCGGCCCGCGCGGCAACCGCCGCGGCGGCGAGCGCTTCGACTCCGCCCGCCAGTACTGA
- a CDS encoding AI-2E family transporter, with product MQAQRPGVWALLNKWLAARRANEERRARLEAEEREIAEARRRAEEAAAQAEAAPPDLLRRVSDVAWRMLLIGFVAGLLIYALVYLSVVTLPLILAVFITALLMPLANWLRRKGLGRGLSTTISIVVALIVFGGVLTMIIMPAVQGSDALVSSVTEGLEEIQNLQLPFGLSPEMFELDDMIADATRQITTMIEENSSQLISGAWTAGAAVVSILVGIVLIIALTVYFVHSGDLLMDWLLTLLPPGSRPGLQHAGNVAYKVMGNYVRGVAAVGAIDAIGIGVLLIFILDPSLAIPLIVLTFIGAFLPIIGAFLSGLVAVLVTFVTVDWVMALVVLGWVLLIQQLESNLFAPRIYGQALELPSPVVLIAISIGAVLGNIPGMFLATPVAAVLAALLRDRPPAAPEEQEEAEPDDPGSAPTEKAKKKQGVMATTPSPGEGAAKTGAKAAPKPGKGDKKEERPEDPPSDG from the coding sequence GTGCAAGCCCAACGGCCGGGAGTCTGGGCGCTCCTGAACAAGTGGCTCGCCGCGCGCCGGGCCAACGAGGAGCGCCGGGCCAGGCTGGAGGCCGAGGAGCGCGAGATCGCCGAGGCCAGGCGCCGGGCCGAGGAGGCGGCGGCGCAGGCCGAGGCCGCCCCGCCGGACCTGCTGCGCCGGGTCAGCGACGTCGCCTGGCGGATGCTGCTCATCGGATTCGTCGCGGGCCTGCTGATCTACGCGCTGGTGTACCTGTCGGTGGTCACCCTGCCGCTGATCCTGGCGGTCTTCATCACCGCGCTGCTGATGCCGCTCGCCAACTGGCTGCGCCGCAAGGGGCTCGGCCGGGGGCTCTCCACCACGATCTCCATCGTGGTGGCGCTCATCGTCTTCGGCGGTGTCCTGACGATGATCATCATGCCGGCGGTCCAGGGCTCGGACGCCCTGGTCTCCAGCGTCACCGAGGGCCTGGAGGAGATCCAGAACCTCCAGCTGCCGTTCGGGCTGAGCCCCGAGATGTTCGAGCTCGACGACATGATCGCCGACGCCACCCGGCAGATCACCACCATGATCGAGGAGAACAGCAGCCAGCTCATCAGCGGCGCGTGGACCGCGGGCGCCGCGGTCGTCTCGATCCTGGTCGGCATCGTCCTCATCATCGCCCTGACCGTGTACTTCGTGCACTCGGGCGACCTGCTCATGGACTGGCTGCTCACCCTGCTCCCGCCGGGGTCGCGCCCCGGCCTGCAGCACGCCGGCAACGTCGCCTACAAGGTGATGGGCAACTACGTGCGCGGGGTGGCGGCGGTCGGCGCCATCGACGCCATCGGCATCGGTGTGCTGCTGATCTTCATCCTCGACCCCAGCCTGGCGATCCCGCTGATCGTGCTCACCTTCATCGGCGCGTTCCTGCCGATCATCGGTGCGTTCCTCAGCGGCCTGGTCGCCGTCCTGGTGACGTTCGTGACCGTGGACTGGGTCATGGCCCTGGTCGTGCTCGGCTGGGTGCTGCTCATCCAGCAGCTGGAGAGCAACCTCTTCGCGCCGCGCATCTACGGCCAGGCGCTGGAACTGCCCTCGCCGGTCGTGCTCATCGCGATCTCCATCGGCGCCGTCCTGGGGAACATCCCCGGCATGTTCCTGGCCACCCCCGTGGCCGCGGTGCTCGCCGCCCTGCTGCGCGACCGGCCGCCGGCCGCACCGGAGGAGCAGGAGGAGGCCGAGCCCGACGACCCCGGCTCCGCGCCGACGGAGAAGGCCAAGAAGAAGCAGGGGGTCATGGCCACGACGCCCTCCCCGGGGGAGGGCGCCGCCAAGACCGGGGCCAAGGCCGCTCCCAAGCCCGGCAAGGGGGACAAGAAGGAGGAGCGTCCGGAGGACCCGCCCTCCGACGGCTGA